A section of the Paenibacillus odorifer genome encodes:
- the ispE gene encoding 4-(cytidine 5'-diphospho)-2-C-methyl-D-erythritol kinase: MKMYEKAPAKINLMLDVLHKRADGFHEVEMIMTMVDLADRLELSELPRDTIIISSQAGYIPLDEKNLAFQAARLIKDRYNVKSGVHIHLDKRIPVAAGLAGGSSDAAATLRGLNRLWRLGIPAQELQELGAELGSDVPFCVTGGTALATGRGEKLTPINNPPQCWVVLAKPPINVSTAEVYGRVRSNNIAVHPSARKMQQAIEAGDFGGVCNHLGNVLEDVTLRLHPEVQQLKEAMIKLGADGVLMSGSGPTVFGLVSKQSKVARIYNGLRGFCKEVYAVRSLN, encoded by the coding sequence TTGAAAATGTATGAAAAGGCACCAGCTAAAATTAATTTGATGCTGGATGTGCTGCACAAACGTGCTGACGGTTTTCATGAGGTGGAAATGATTATGACCATGGTAGATTTAGCAGACCGCTTAGAGCTGTCTGAGCTGCCAAGGGATACTATTATAATATCAAGTCAGGCTGGTTATATTCCCCTGGACGAGAAAAATTTAGCTTTCCAGGCGGCAAGGCTTATTAAAGACCGTTATAACGTGAAGAGTGGGGTACATATCCATCTGGATAAAAGAATTCCGGTTGCGGCTGGCCTAGCTGGCGGCAGCAGTGATGCCGCAGCTACGCTACGCGGTCTAAACCGTCTGTGGCGTCTCGGTATTCCTGCGCAGGAGCTACAGGAGCTTGGCGCTGAGCTGGGTTCAGATGTGCCTTTCTGCGTCACAGGCGGCACAGCCTTAGCTACAGGACGAGGCGAAAAGCTTACGCCAATCAACAACCCGCCACAATGTTGGGTTGTGTTGGCGAAACCACCGATCAATGTATCGACTGCAGAAGTGTATGGACGCGTTCGGAGCAATAATATAGCTGTGCATCCTTCTGCTCGAAAGATGCAGCAAGCGATTGAAGCAGGAGACTTTGGGGGCGTATGCAACCATCTAGGCAACGTGCTTGAAGATGTTACCCTAAGGCTGCATCCAGAGGTTCAGCAGCTCAAGGAAGCGATGATAAAGCTCGGAGCAGATGGGGTGTTGATGTCAGGCAGCGGACCTACCGTATTCGGTTTAGTGTCCAAGCAGTCTAAAGTAGCAAGGATTTACAACGGACTGCGAGGGTTCTGCAAGGAAGTCTACGCAGTGAGATCACTGAATTAG
- the purR gene encoding pur operon repressor, translating into MKKLKRSQRLVDMTQFLLERPHELLPLSIFADRYGAAKSSISEDLAIIKEVFEGEGIGELQTLAGAAGGVRYIPVMPKDMALTFVQRLCVQLEQTDRILPGGYLYMSDLLGLPSLMEQAGKIIATAFYGSEIDVVMTVETKGIPLAYATAAQLGLPVVLVRRDHQVTEGSAVSINYVSGSHKSIHTMSLSRRALKEKSRVLIVDDFMKAGGTVRGMVDLLGEFNAEVAGVGVLVESGAVETEERLLHDYVSLVKLSEVDSKERRISAHPGNYFSS; encoded by the coding sequence GTGAAGAAATTAAAAAGAAGCCAACGTTTGGTAGACATGACTCAGTTTTTACTTGAGCGGCCGCATGAACTACTGCCGCTGTCTATATTTGCCGATCGCTATGGAGCGGCTAAGTCCTCCATCAGTGAAGATTTGGCAATCATAAAAGAAGTATTTGAAGGTGAAGGCATCGGAGAGCTGCAGACTTTAGCTGGTGCAGCGGGTGGAGTTCGTTATATCCCAGTTATGCCTAAAGATATGGCGCTAACCTTTGTGCAGCGCTTATGTGTGCAGCTAGAGCAGACTGACCGGATATTGCCTGGCGGTTATTTGTATATGTCGGATCTACTTGGGTTGCCGTCTTTGATGGAACAGGCGGGTAAGATCATCGCAACGGCCTTTTACGGATCGGAAATCGATGTGGTGATGACCGTTGAAACGAAAGGCATTCCACTAGCCTATGCAACAGCAGCACAGCTAGGCTTGCCGGTAGTGCTTGTGCGACGTGACCATCAGGTTACAGAGGGATCAGCAGTAAGTATTAACTACGTATCAGGATCTCATAAAAGCATACACACAATGTCTCTCTCCAGACGGGCACTCAAGGAGAAATCGCGAGTACTTATCGTAGATGACTTCATGAAGGCGGGAGGGACTGTACGTGGTATGGTCGATCTGCTCGGTGAATTTAATGCCGAGGTTGCTGGGGTAGGCGTTTTAGTGGAATCAGGCGCTGTAGAGACGGAAGAGCGTCTGTTGCACGATTACGTGTCCTTGGTAAAACTAAGTGAAGTAGACTCAAAAGAGCGGAGAATTTCGGCGCATCCGGGCAACTACTTTTCCTCTTGA
- the spoVG gene encoding septation regulator SpoVG, whose product MQITDVRLRRVNSEGRMKAIASITIDNEFVVHDIRVIDGNNGMFVAMPSKRTPDGEFRDIAHPISSGTREKIQSAVLAEYDRAATEEEEVIEEGA is encoded by the coding sequence ATGCAAATTACGGATGTCAGACTCCGCCGCGTTAACTCTGAGGGGAGAATGAAAGCAATCGCATCCATTACCATCGATAACGAGTTTGTTGTTCATGACATTCGCGTCATCGATGGCAATAATGGGATGTTTGTTGCAATGCCCAGCAAGCGTACACCGGACGGCGAATTCCGCGATATCGCGCACCCGATCTCTTCGGGAACACGCGAGAAGATTCAATCCGCGGTTCTGGCCGAGTACGATCGCGCCGCTACGGAAGAAGAAGAAGTTATTGAAGAGGGAGCTTAG
- the glmU gene encoding bifunctional UDP-N-acetylglucosamine diphosphorylase/glucosamine-1-phosphate N-acetyltransferase GlmU, which yields MKRMAVVLAAGQGKRMKSKLYKVLHPVCGKPMVGHVLDTVKATGCQRTVVVVGHGAEKVKAYVGDGAEYVLQETQLGTGHAVKQAKDLLAGEEGTTIVICGDTPLVTTETLEGLMALHEQRNAAATVLTAVMEKPTGYGRIIRGEDGGVLKIVEQKDCTTEEDAVQEINTGTYCFDNAKLFAALEKVTNSNNQQEYYLTDVIGILRSQGDTVLGYQTHDAAESIGVNDRLALSEAEAFMRQRINRKHMLGGVTIIDPASTYIGADVVIGSDTTLYPGTILKGKTVIGDNCVIGPASEIEDCQIMDEATIKQSVLNQAQVGARTTVGPFAYLRPGSVLGEEVKVGDFVEIKNATIGDGSKVSHLSYVGDASVGKNVNVGCGAITVNYDGYNKFKTTIADDAFIGSNVNLIAPVTVGKGAFVVAGSTITRSVSENDLAVARVRQENKPGYAEKIRSRAKAKKDHSSPS from the coding sequence TTGAAAAGAATGGCTGTAGTACTTGCCGCAGGTCAAGGCAAGCGAATGAAATCTAAATTATATAAGGTGCTGCACCCCGTTTGCGGTAAGCCGATGGTAGGGCACGTGCTTGATACAGTAAAAGCGACCGGATGCCAGCGCACCGTTGTTGTTGTTGGGCATGGCGCAGAGAAAGTTAAGGCCTATGTAGGTGATGGAGCGGAATACGTTCTGCAGGAAACTCAGCTCGGCACTGGCCATGCTGTCAAACAAGCAAAGGATTTACTTGCTGGCGAAGAAGGAACAACTATAGTTATTTGTGGAGACACACCACTCGTAACCACGGAGACCCTGGAAGGACTCATGGCGCTTCATGAACAGCGTAATGCGGCTGCAACCGTATTGACAGCAGTTATGGAAAAGCCTACAGGCTACGGAAGAATTATTCGTGGTGAAGATGGCGGCGTTCTGAAGATTGTAGAGCAGAAGGATTGCACTACGGAAGAAGATGCGGTTCAGGAAATCAATACAGGCACTTATTGTTTTGATAATGCTAAATTATTTGCTGCACTCGAAAAGGTAACGAACAGTAATAACCAGCAGGAGTATTATTTGACTGATGTGATTGGGATTCTTCGTTCACAAGGGGATACCGTACTAGGATATCAGACCCATGACGCAGCTGAGTCTATCGGCGTTAATGATCGTTTAGCTTTGTCTGAAGCGGAAGCCTTTATGCGTCAACGTATTAATCGTAAACACATGCTGGGCGGTGTGACCATCATTGATCCGGCCTCCACTTATATCGGAGCAGATGTAGTTATCGGATCAGATACAACGCTTTATCCAGGAACCATCCTGAAAGGGAAGACTGTAATCGGCGACAATTGTGTGATCGGACCGGCTAGTGAAATCGAAGACTGTCAGATCATGGATGAAGCAACGATTAAGCAGTCCGTATTGAATCAAGCTCAAGTCGGCGCACGGACAACCGTTGGGCCTTTTGCCTATTTGCGTCCAGGCTCTGTGCTTGGAGAAGAAGTTAAGGTTGGAGATTTCGTCGAGATCAAGAATGCTACTATTGGTGACGGTTCAAAGGTGTCACATCTTAGTTATGTCGGCGACGCATCTGTAGGTAAGAATGTAAACGTCGGGTGCGGTGCGATTACCGTTAACTACGACGGGTATAATAAATTCAAGACAACAATCGCAGACGATGCCTTTATTGGCAGTAATGTTAATCTTATTGCTCCAGTCACTGTGGGCAAAGGGGCTTTTGTTGTAGCAGGTTCGACAATTACACGTTCCGTTTCCGAGAACGATCTGGCTGTAGCTAGAGTAAGACAAGAGAACAAACCGGGATATGCAGAGAAGATCCGTTCCCGTGCTAAAGCGAAGAAAGACCACTCGAGTCCATCGTAA
- a CDS encoding ribose-phosphate diphosphokinase — MTYCDSKLKIFTCNSNPKLASQIADYIGIPMGESHTTSFSDGEIQVKLSESVRGCHVYIVQSTCGPVNDNLMELLVMVDALKRASAKSINVVIPYYGYARQDRKARSRDPITAKLVANLIEKAGAHRVITMDLHAMQIQGFFDIPVDHLLGVPILAQYFRSKQIENPVVVSPDHGGVVRARKLADFLNAPLAIIDKRRPEPNVSEVMNIIGNIEGKTAILIDDIIDTAGTIVLGANALMEGGVKEVYACCTHPVLSGPAHERLENSPIKEIIVTDTIPIRSANPTSKLKVLSVAPLMGEAIIRVHEELSISKLFEIE, encoded by the coding sequence ATGACTTATTGTGATTCCAAGTTAAAGATTTTCACCTGTAACTCCAATCCTAAGCTAGCTAGTCAAATTGCTGATTACATCGGGATTCCGATGGGTGAATCACACACCACAAGTTTCAGCGATGGAGAAATTCAGGTCAAGCTGTCAGAAAGCGTTCGGGGATGTCATGTTTATATTGTTCAATCCACTTGTGGCCCTGTAAATGATAACCTGATGGAGCTTTTGGTTATGGTAGATGCGCTTAAACGTGCCTCTGCAAAAAGCATCAACGTGGTTATCCCTTACTACGGATATGCCCGTCAAGATCGTAAAGCCCGTTCCCGTGACCCCATTACCGCTAAGCTGGTAGCCAATCTAATTGAAAAGGCTGGCGCTCACCGTGTAATTACGATGGATCTTCATGCCATGCAGATTCAAGGATTCTTCGATATTCCAGTGGATCATTTGCTTGGTGTACCGATTCTGGCTCAGTATTTCCGTTCCAAACAAATCGAGAACCCAGTTGTCGTATCGCCGGATCATGGCGGTGTAGTACGTGCAAGAAAGCTTGCTGATTTCCTGAACGCTCCGCTGGCTATTATAGACAAGCGTCGTCCAGAACCTAACGTCAGCGAAGTTATGAACATCATCGGTAATATCGAAGGCAAAACAGCCATCCTGATTGATGATATCATCGATACCGCTGGAACTATCGTACTTGGTGCTAATGCTTTGATGGAAGGCGGCGTGAAGGAAGTATACGCATGCTGTACACACCCAGTATTGTCTGGTCCTGCACACGAGCGTCTGGAGAATTCTCCAATCAAAGAAATTATCGTGACGGATACCATTCCAATTCGCAGCGCGAATCCAACCTCTAAGCTCAAGGTGTTGTCCGTGGCTCCACTTATGGGTGAGGCAATTATCCGCGTTCATGAAGAGTTGTCGATTAGTAAATTGTTCGAGATTGAATAA
- the pth gene encoding aminoacyl-tRNA hydrolase: MKWIVGLGNPGTQYAKTRHNVGFMALDELAAQNGIAFNQSKCKSVIGEGVIGGVKTVLIKPMTFMNLSGEAVRAYMDYYKVQLEDMIVVYDDLDTEIGKIRLRYQGSAGGHNGIKSIIQHVGTQNFNRVRMGISRPEPGFAIVDYVLSTFPKKESDPLKQMILNTCDALEYSLQHSFEQTMAKFNG; the protein is encoded by the coding sequence ATGAAATGGATTGTCGGATTGGGAAATCCCGGAACACAGTACGCGAAAACAAGGCATAATGTTGGCTTTATGGCTTTGGATGAGCTTGCCGCCCAGAACGGAATTGCCTTCAACCAGAGCAAATGTAAATCCGTCATCGGTGAAGGGGTCATTGGTGGCGTCAAAACCGTATTGATTAAGCCCATGACCTTTATGAACTTGTCCGGTGAGGCCGTTCGCGCTTATATGGATTATTACAAAGTTCAACTAGAAGATATGATCGTCGTTTATGATGATTTGGATACAGAAATCGGAAAAATCCGTTTGCGTTATCAAGGAAGCGCTGGTGGACATAATGGAATTAAATCCATCATCCAGCATGTAGGAACACAGAATTTCAATCGGGTACGAATGGGTATTTCTCGTCCTGAGCCAGGTTTTGCTATTGTCGATTATGTACTTTCTACTTTTCCAAAGAAGGAAAGCGATCCGCTTAAGCAAATGATCCTTAATACTTGTGATGCACTGGAATACAGCTTACAGCATTCATTCGAGCAGACGATGGCTAAGTTCAATGGTTAA
- a CDS encoding anti-sigma-F factor Fin family protein has product MAINYVCRHCKTSLGSINRSDVTEMQLGLHSLTPAERRDIIAYNSEGEITVKVTCDYCKEALENNPELSLLTSPLQ; this is encoded by the coding sequence ATGGCAATAAACTATGTTTGTAGGCACTGTAAGACATCTCTAGGCAGTATTAATAGAAGTGATGTTACAGAAATGCAGTTGGGCCTTCATTCCTTGACCCCTGCGGAGCGCAGAGATATAATAGCGTATAATTCAGAAGGTGAAATCACGGTAAAGGTTACTTGCGACTATTGCAAGGAGGCTTTAGAGAACAATCCGGAGCTTAGCCTGCTGACAAGTCCGCTTCAGTAA
- the mfd gene encoding transcription-repair coupling factor, producing MLQGLIEAFSKDPDFQSITHGVAAGMKEQLISGLTGSARQIMLAALHEETTRPLLVVTHNMFSAQKMADDLQEALSPDRVLLYPANELVAAEAAVSSPETLAQRIDVLTKCAQGFRGIVVVPYSGVRRLLPAPEVMAEAQVTVSQDGTLALDEFLMSMIEMGYERVERVENRGELSVRGGIIDFYPMTSPLAYRVELFDDEVDSIRTFDPVDQRSIDKVRSVKITPAKEIIASRLRQESASAEASAMMERQLEKMADRQAKLRLREEIGRELEMLREGTYFPEIYKYISLLYPERSHLFDYMAQDTILILDEPTRLLETARQLERDESEWNLHLLQNGKSLPDLDLSVDTDVVMYQRPFQSLFMSIFLRQVPHIQPQNILGFISRGMQDFHGQMNVLKSEMERWQKSGVKVMMLASSEERIERVRRVLYDYGINEPMIVQGNLGSGFELPSIHLAVITEGEMFSQKQRKARKISKGIDNAERIKSYTELKIGDYVVHQNHGIGKYMGIGTLEVSGIHRDYMHILYAGGDKLSVPIEQIDLIQKYVGSEDKEPKVYKLGGNEWTRVTNKVRSSVQNIADDLIKLYAERQSAAGYGFEKDTQEQHEFEEMFPYEETRDQLRAIEEIKKDMEQNRPMDRLLCGDVGYGKTEVAIRAAFKSAIEGKQVAVLVPTTILAQQHYETFRERFANYPLNIQVLSRFRSRKEQNETIKGVRAGTVDVVIGTHRLLSQDLVFKDLGLLIVDEEQRFGVTHKEKLKKLKTNVDVLTLTATPIPRTLHMSMLGVRDLSVIETPPENRFPVQTYVVEHSQTLTREAVERELARGGQVYYLYNRVQGIQEMAAQISMLVPEARVGIGHGQMSESELEKTILDFLDGEYDVLVSTSIIETGVDIPNVNTLIVHDADKMGLSQLYQLRGRVGRSNRIAYAYFTYQRDKVLTEVAEKRLQSIKEFTELGSGFKIAMRDLSIRGAGNLLGAEQHGFIASVGFDLYSQMLAEEIRKRKVTVLGEEDTSLKEGNTVIDLSIDAYLPSEYIYDSIQKIEIYKKVAAVTSFDDASELEDELLDRFGELPEAVVNLLSVARLKVYGKMYGIDSMIRRGDDVTLNFYEGSLGALDTAKLAKVGNSFERRVQFDRDAKASIRVKSKDLSDKQLLDLLEQFLKEAKQSFKSKGELHNVVK from the coding sequence TTGTTACAAGGTCTTATAGAAGCTTTTTCCAAGGATCCCGATTTCCAGTCTATCACCCATGGTGTTGCTGCAGGTATGAAAGAGCAGCTCATTTCGGGGCTTACAGGTTCTGCTAGACAGATTATGCTTGCAGCATTACATGAAGAGACAACTCGTCCCTTACTTGTAGTGACTCATAATATGTTTTCGGCCCAGAAGATGGCCGATGATTTGCAGGAAGCGCTTTCTCCTGACCGGGTTCTGCTCTATCCCGCCAATGAACTAGTGGCTGCAGAAGCGGCTGTATCAAGCCCAGAGACACTGGCTCAGCGTATAGATGTGCTGACCAAATGTGCTCAGGGCTTCCGTGGTATTGTTGTAGTTCCTTACTCAGGAGTGCGTAGATTGCTGCCAGCCCCAGAGGTTATGGCAGAGGCACAAGTCACCGTTTCCCAAGATGGAACGCTTGCTCTGGATGAATTTTTGATGTCCATGATCGAAATGGGCTATGAAAGAGTAGAGCGGGTTGAAAATCGTGGTGAACTGAGCGTACGGGGTGGAATAATTGATTTTTATCCAATGACATCTCCTTTGGCTTATCGGGTTGAGTTATTTGATGATGAGGTTGACTCCATAAGAACCTTTGATCCAGTGGATCAGCGTTCTATTGATAAGGTACGTAGTGTGAAGATTACACCGGCTAAAGAGATTATAGCTAGTAGATTACGCCAGGAATCTGCTTCTGCTGAAGCCTCAGCTATGATGGAGCGACAGTTGGAGAAGATGGCGGATCGCCAGGCGAAGCTCAGACTGCGGGAAGAGATTGGCCGTGAGCTGGAAATGCTGCGGGAAGGTACTTATTTCCCGGAGATCTATAAATATATCAGTCTTTTATATCCTGAACGCTCTCATTTATTTGATTACATGGCCCAGGATACCATTCTTATTCTAGATGAGCCGACAAGACTGCTCGAAACGGCGAGACAGCTTGAAAGAGATGAATCGGAATGGAACCTGCATTTGCTGCAAAACGGCAAATCTTTACCGGATCTAGATCTCTCTGTCGATACGGATGTTGTTATGTATCAGCGCCCGTTCCAAAGTCTGTTTATGTCAATCTTTTTACGTCAGGTTCCGCATATTCAGCCTCAGAACATTCTTGGATTTATCAGTCGTGGAATGCAGGATTTCCATGGCCAGATGAATGTGCTGAAATCGGAGATGGAGCGTTGGCAGAAGTCCGGTGTTAAGGTAATGATGCTTGCGAGCAGTGAGGAACGGATTGAACGAGTGCGCAGAGTTCTTTATGATTACGGCATTAACGAGCCGATGATTGTACAAGGAAATCTGGGTTCTGGTTTTGAGCTGCCCTCTATTCATCTAGCAGTTATAACTGAGGGGGAAATGTTCTCTCAGAAGCAGCGGAAGGCACGGAAGATTTCCAAAGGAATAGATAATGCTGAACGGATCAAGAGTTACACAGAGCTGAAAATCGGTGATTATGTCGTCCACCAGAACCATGGTATCGGAAAATATATGGGAATCGGCACGCTTGAGGTCAGCGGTATTCACCGTGATTACATGCATATTCTGTATGCTGGCGGCGATAAGCTCTCGGTTCCGATTGAGCAGATTGACCTGATTCAGAAATATGTCGGTTCCGAAGATAAAGAGCCGAAAGTATATAAGCTAGGCGGCAATGAATGGACACGAGTGACCAATAAGGTTCGTTCCTCCGTTCAGAATATTGCTGATGATTTGATAAAGCTATATGCTGAGCGCCAAAGTGCCGCAGGATATGGTTTTGAAAAGGATACACAGGAACAGCATGAATTTGAAGAAATGTTCCCTTACGAAGAGACCCGCGATCAGCTTCGGGCTATCGAAGAGATTAAGAAGGATATGGAACAAAACCGGCCAATGGACCGATTGCTTTGCGGTGATGTTGGATATGGTAAGACTGAAGTGGCTATTCGGGCGGCTTTTAAATCAGCGATTGAAGGTAAACAGGTGGCGGTGCTAGTCCCGACAACGATTTTGGCTCAACAGCATTATGAGACCTTCCGCGAACGTTTCGCTAATTACCCGCTTAATATTCAGGTCTTAAGTCGTTTCCGCAGCCGTAAAGAGCAGAACGAGACGATTAAAGGCGTTAGGGCAGGAACTGTCGACGTAGTTATCGGTACACATCGTCTGTTATCTCAGGACCTTGTATTCAAGGATCTGGGGCTATTAATTGTGGATGAAGAACAGCGTTTCGGCGTAACTCATAAAGAAAAGCTGAAAAAACTGAAAACGAATGTAGACGTTCTTACGCTGACTGCAACTCCAATTCCTCGTACGCTACATATGTCGATGCTCGGAGTGCGGGATTTGTCTGTCATTGAGACCCCGCCAGAGAACAGATTCCCTGTACAGACGTATGTAGTGGAGCATAGCCAGACCCTTACGCGGGAAGCTGTAGAGCGGGAATTAGCCCGCGGTGGTCAAGTCTATTATCTCTATAATCGTGTGCAGGGCATTCAAGAAATGGCTGCTCAAATCTCTATGCTTGTTCCTGAGGCTAGAGTTGGCATCGGACATGGTCAAATGTCGGAATCTGAGCTGGAGAAGACCATTCTCGATTTCCTTGACGGAGAATACGATGTGCTCGTCAGCACAAGTATTATTGAGACGGGCGTAGATATTCCGAACGTTAATACACTTATTGTGCATGATGCGGATAAAATGGGCTTGTCTCAGCTCTATCAGCTGCGTGGACGTGTAGGCCGGTCCAATCGGATCGCTTACGCTTATTTCACGTATCAACGGGACAAGGTTCTGACAGAGGTTGCAGAGAAACGTCTGCAGTCTATTAAGGAATTTACGGAGCTGGGCTCTGGTTTCAAAATAGCGATGCGAGATCTGTCTATTCGCGGTGCAGGCAACTTGCTGGGTGCAGAGCAGCATGGCTTTATCGCATCCGTGGGGTTTGATCTGTACTCACAAATGCTGGCGGAGGAAATTCGTAAGCGTAAGGTTACTGTGCTTGGGGAGGAAGATACATCCCTGAAAGAAGGCAATACAGTCATTGATTTGTCGATTGACGCGTATCTGCCGTCAGAGTATATTTACGACAGTATCCAAAAAATTGAAATTTATAAAAAAGTTGCGGCAGTAACCTCCTTCGATGATGCTTCCGAGCTTGAAGATGAGCTCTTGGATCGGTTCGGTGAGTTACCTGAAGCCGTGGTGAATCTACTATCGGTTGCTCGTTTGAAAGTGTATGGAAAAATGTATGGCATTGATTCCATGATTAGACGCGGAGATGATGTTACCTTGAATTTCTATGAGGGAAGTCTCGGCGCTTTAGACACAGCGAAACTCGCCAAAGTTGGAAATAGCTTCGAAAGACGTGTACAATTTGATAGGGATGCGAAAGCCAGTATCCGGGTCAAATCGAAAGATTTAAGTGATAAACAGCTGCTTGACTTGCTTGAACAGTTTCTTAAGGAAGCTAAACAGTCTTTTAAATCGAAGGGAGAACTACACAATGTCGTTAAATAA
- a CDS encoding peptidylprolyl isomerase — MSLNKTKSWKVLLVSLAAAVSFSMLAACGNSADDNQAVATYKGGTITQKEFAMDQKIMKFLSPQQAQYLEIDAFKESILKQEVGFEYLASQATDEAKKQAEKEADTQIASIKEQLGDTYKKTLKDADVTEKDIRTYMERVLSVYQDMLLKVTDDQVVKEFEATKGDFTVATLRHVLIGLTDADNKERTSEEALKIAKEVKAKLDGGADFAAIAKEYSDDTGSKEAGGEYKDKAVGTYVDEFKKAAQTLPLNTISDPVETSYGYHIIKVESRTDKTFDQLTDEQKEGIKSSIVSKNLETFMEKDLEGIIENINLPKSSASADETGTNSGTEATTAPSASPSATDAAE; from the coding sequence ATGTCGTTAAATAAAACAAAATCATGGAAAGTGCTGCTCGTTTCATTGGCAGCGGCAGTTTCCTTTTCTATGCTAGCAGCATGTGGAAATAGTGCTGATGATAATCAAGCTGTAGCCACTTATAAAGGTGGAACGATTACACAAAAGGAATTTGCAATGGATCAAAAAATCATGAAATTCCTATCTCCACAACAAGCGCAATATTTAGAGATTGATGCGTTTAAGGAGTCCATTCTGAAGCAAGAAGTGGGCTTTGAATATTTGGCTTCCCAAGCAACGGATGAAGCGAAAAAGCAAGCGGAGAAAGAAGCCGATACTCAAATTGCAAGCATTAAGGAACAATTGGGCGATACCTATAAGAAGACACTGAAAGATGCTGACGTTACAGAGAAAGATATTCGTACTTATATGGAGCGTGTGCTGTCAGTTTATCAGGATATGCTGCTTAAAGTGACTGATGATCAAGTTGTCAAAGAATTCGAAGCGACTAAAGGCGACTTTACGGTTGCCACACTGCGTCATGTGCTAATTGGTCTGACAGATGCAGACAACAAAGAGCGTACCAGCGAAGAAGCGCTTAAAATAGCGAAAGAAGTTAAGGCGAAGCTGGATGGCGGTGCTGATTTCGCAGCCATCGCTAAGGAATATTCTGACGATACTGGCTCTAAAGAGGCAGGCGGAGAATATAAAGATAAAGCTGTAGGCACTTATGTGGATGAATTTAAGAAGGCTGCACAGACCTTGCCTCTAAATACCATCAGTGATCCTGTAGAAACTTCTTACGGTTACCATATCATCAAGGTGGAGTCCCGTACAGACAAGACTTTCGACCAGTTAACGGATGAGCAAAAAGAAGGCATTAAGAGCTCAATTGTATCCAAGAACCTAGAAACGTTCATGGAAAAGGATCTGGAAGGCATTATTGAGAACATCAATCTGCCAAAAAGCTCTGCTTCCGCAGATGAAACCGGAACAAATAGTGGAACAGAAGCCACTACAGCTCCAAGCGCATCCCCAAGTGCTACAGATGCCGCTGAATAA
- the spoVT gene encoding stage V sporulation protein T — MKATGIVRRIDDLGRVVIPKEIRRTLRIREGDPLEIFVDRDGEVILKKYSPIGELGDFAKEYAESLFEGTGHITMIADRDTFIALAGGSKKDYLEKQVGVLLEKVMDSRKTVLETNEGSYEIAKDHPDLVSSYVASPIISGGDPIGCVVMVSKDDSAKMAQMEIKMAETAAAFLGKQMEQ, encoded by the coding sequence ATGAAAGCTACTGGAATTGTTCGCCGTATTGATGACCTCGGACGCGTGGTTATTCCCAAAGAAATTAGACGTACTCTTCGTATTAGAGAAGGAGACCCACTGGAAATATTCGTCGATCGGGACGGTGAAGTCATTCTCAAGAAATATTCTCCGATTGGTGAGTTGGGTGACTTTGCAAAAGAGTACGCGGAGTCATTGTTCGAAGGTACTGGGCACATTACGATGATTGCTGATCGTGACACCTTCATTGCCCTTGCAGGCGGCTCCAAAAAAGATTATTTGGAGAAACAGGTGGGAGTGCTGTTGGAGAAAGTCATGGACAGCCGTAAGACTGTGTTAGAAACCAATGAAGGCAGTTATGAAATCGCTAAAGATCATCCGGATTTGGTGTCCTCATATGTAGCCTCACCGATCATTTCCGGTGGAGATCCTATTGGTTGTGTAGTGATGGTGAGCAAGGATGATTCGGCGAAGATGGCGCAAATGGAAATAAAAATGGCCGAAACGGCTGCCGCTTTCCTGGGCAAACAAATGGAGCAGTAA